From the genome of Vitis riparia cultivar Riparia Gloire de Montpellier isolate 1030 chromosome 2, EGFV_Vit.rip_1.0, whole genome shotgun sequence:
AGAGCTTTGCAGTGTCGGTCAACAGTTTCcaagcaagaaaataatgggACACAAACATTTGATGATCAGGTGGAGAGGGGTCATGACTCAGGACTTATACCGCGGTTAATTTGGTGACCACGAGTGCCTGAGTTGGCTCGGCACCAAGACACCCAACTCGGTTTTGTAGGTCTGCTTTGGCCAGTGGGTGTCGCTTTCTGACGAACAGCTCATGGAGATAGCGTAGGGGCTGGAAGGTTCTGGTCATCATTTCATTTGGGTAGCTGTTGGCAAGGACAATGCCCCAGGAGAAgataaaaagggaaaagtgGTTTCCAAAAGGGATTGGAGAGAAGCCGAAGGAGAGAGAGACAGAGGGTTGATGGTGCAAGTCTGGGTTCCACAGTCTCTGATATTTGGACCACCTACACGGTTGGTGGGCCTTTGAATCACTGCTGACTGCTGAGAGTAGAGGTGGGGTTCTTCTCATCAGAAATCGAAGGCTCTTATTGAAGGAAAATACGTTGAGAACTAAATTGCATGTAAGACCGGGTTTGGGCTGGGCTTCGGGGAGCAAAAGCATGAGAGTCCACACCCTGAGattcaataaaaattgaatttttcatgGTTGAAGTGACGTTGGGCGTACTCAATAGTGTTGGGACCCAATATCATCTCATAGGAATATGTGAAAGAAGTTGGGCAACATAATAAGTGGGGCAGCTGGCGAACTTGACGGTGGTTACAGGCTTACAGGCTTACAGCCGATATTTGGGACAGCTGGACTATGGAAGAGAATGGATGAAGTGGGggatgatttattttatattctgcAGTGACACTCGTCCATCCTTCTTCTCCCAGTCAATAAGTAACAACAACTGTCAAGCGTCCCAACACAGAGAGACTGAAGACAAAGTTTGGTCCCAAGTCCCAACCCAATCAATGAGCCGAGAAGAAGAttaaacaaatatgaaatatcCGGAATCAGGCTATGGATTCCAAAGATAGATAAGCCCAACATGCCCACCTTCTAAATTCCAATGGATGGCCAGCTTGGATACAAGTACTACGTGGCTGGCATCAACACCAGCCGTGTAGACTTGTAGTTTGCACAGTAGATGCATGGCTGGAAGCCTGGAACAATACACATTGCTTTCAAATTAGATATAGGTGACAGCTCCGCTCCATCTTTAAACGTCCGACGAAAATTCCTattttatatgcattttttaatGTCAAAGATGGACAGATCATATAAGTTACacaaattatgatatatgtttatttataaaatatatttatatttaatatgattaaaaaaattttaatttaatgggATGGCCCCGTGGGGTATGAGAAATTTTCGTACCTACTccatatcattttaattttttattgagacgacaatgaaaattaatttatataaacgGGATAGTATTATAGAAGGGTAGCCTATCCATTTTGATTCTAACATTTCAATTTGAGGTCAATTCAAAGTAACTATACCATTGGTGGATTGAAGTAAATAAGAGGATTAATGATACATTATCAAGGATGCATCAAGAAAAGGAATTTAATCTCATAGTaacatttttgttataaattgtTTGTCAAGGATTTTAATACATAACGCTtctaataataacatttttatcattaatggtttgaaaaaaaaaaatctaattttaaatataaataataaaaaaaaatatttttgatgacaatgtattatataacaaagaaaataccTACCAAATGCAATTCAAGAATCTCtaaataattatctaaatttttaatagtgatttttaCATCCTCTCCTTGCGCTTTCAATTTCCAATTAATGTTATATTTATAACCTAAAAGGCTTATTAGTatagtatttgttttttgattgaataaaaaaatataagtatttgtttttttttagttttaaccGTTCAtcttaaagtaatttattgatattgaccaatataattaaagtgaacttgttattaATATGCTCAATTTAATTACATTAATCgattacttttaattaaatagaaaaaactaaatatttcaactttttctatttaaccaaaaaaacaaacaccatgtagaaattgatttttcgAATATCTAGGGTTCATTCTTTAATGTATACAAGTCAAATAATCAAACTTATTATATTTAGGTTTTTCAATGTTTTGATGATTATTACTATCAATATTATATgttctttttttgataatttttctctaaaatgCTTTTATAGGGAAatgtgttcttaaaaaaaaaaaaggtatttctTGATTCAATGATCgttttttcacaaattaaaaaagaatgttTAATACATATACAAGGAATCCATGTGCATTAATATCATTAGCAGAAATGTAGTATGCCAAAAAAATTGGTTCCCCTCCCAAATTCTAGGGTAAACCAAAACTTATCAATATAACATTCATCATTTCGTTTCATATTTGGTTCTTATGTTTAACAACATCATTTGATCAAGGTGAATGAGAAGGAGTTTGATAAATAATACCATGTTTTAAAGAGAGCACATGAAAAGGTACTTCAAATTCTCTAGTTGTCTTGCTTTTTCGTATTTTTGTTTTCACACTTATGACTAAGGTTGATATGAAAGATtgacaataaatttaaatttattaattttcacaaagaataaaaattcaCACATCCTAATTTGTTATGCCACAAATTATAAGACTAAAGTAAATaaacacaaaatttaattttattattattactaaaatCTCACAATAAAGTCATTATATTCATCTCAAACCCTTTTGCACGATATTCTTTGCCCGCATACATGTCATTCCTGGTGACTACCAATTTATTAGATATGAAGATCATTTTGAAGCCATTCTTATAACGAGTCATGCACTAAATTCTTATGGATATCACATCATTGAGTGTCTTTCGTGAAGTCATCTTTAATACCACCTTTCCTATGCCTTTGACTTTAGACATAGCTATGtataacttctttccatttatttgtacataagaaaataaacatcTTTATATTTGAACATACATTGCAAGTAGTTCCCGTGTCCATCCACAATTCCTTAGAGTTGTTCACCTTCAAACTATGTAGTACAAAGAATCAAATCTAATGCATTATTTATCAATTTCTCTTCTTCAATcatatgtatttaattttcttgtCTTATCCTTTGGACTAAGAATCCCTACCTTATTGCACACATagtactttttattaatttttcaaatttgtctTTCCTTTGATTAGGACTTTCATTGAAATACATCCCCTTTTTGTTGGTTTTCTACTTTACCAAATTTGCCTTGGACTTTATAGAAagtttttctaacttttttgtGAGAAATTTGATTGTTGTCTTCAATCCTCAATCTCACAATCGTTTGAAGCTAGTCATATCTCTTTGTATTTATACttcaagtaatttttaaaatctttccaTAAGAGTGGTAAATTTTCCATTATAACTGCAATTTGGAAAGACCCACTCAATAACATTTCATCTCATGCAAAATGATTTGCAGTTCTTAGACTCAATTCATAACTATCTTGGAGTCTatcattttgaatttcaaaaacaTGTCAACTACAAATTTCTTCAAGCTAACATCCTCTATCTTATACTTTTTTATCCAAGAACCCTCATAGTTTCGTAACAACCTTTATTAGACTATGCATGTCATATAATGTGTTGTCCAAACCTAATATAGTTCTTGCATGGGAAGTACGAACTATTCTAAGCTTTCACAACTGCATATACTTGCTTATCAATTTTACCCTCTTTTAATGTGGGGCATTCTTGAATGAGATCCGAGCGAGGTTTAGAGTTGTAAGGTATAATATCTTTTATGGCCATCTTTTGAAATTTGTATAACTTACTAGGTTTCTTATCATGTGCAATATAACAAAAGTAATAACAAAAGATGTAGAGAtcattttcacaaaaaattgtcatgtaattaaaattaacaatgaataaaaacaaatttgtctTAAAATTATTGTTCAAACTAAAAAGTAGTTGAACatctaattttgaaatcaaacaataaaattaaattaataaacaatAAGTTAATTAAGGTTAAAGTTCGACTCAATGTTCTTAACACAAATTTTGTCTTAATCAAATGCTTAAGGTATAAAAGTGATTATCTCCCATGATACAATAATTATTTCCTTATGATAGTATCAGTTTAAATCATAAGAAACAACGAATCACTTAATGATTTATGTTCTCTTAAATTCttaattgaattaatatttGACTAAACTAGAATGCTAGAAATGATAattatacttgaaaaataaatgattaaatgaaGACCGAACAAAAAGAATACACCGAACAAATCAAAGATGCTATAAGATCCTACATTTATAATTATAGGTGGTGATCATTGAAGGAACTGTatctttaataaattaaatatgtctattttgaaaatcatgAGACATTACATATTTGTTTGGAAGGatcttaaaagttaaaacatcCAACATATCTTTTCTAAGGGACATATTTTTCCTCGTATGAGTCATTTCCCAAAACCTAACTTTGTTTCTCCATGACAGTGGATGCAACCCTTAATCAACAAGTTATGGAGGGGGCGATCGGGTGGGGGCCAGTGGAGAAATTGTTGGCTTCATTGCATGTCATCCACCTCGCTGCCTTGTCACTCACACCTGTATGGTTTACACCCAAACCTTACCCTACACGTGAAACCATTTTTGGGTCTCTCAACACCTTCACCTCCACCTTTCGgcgtaaaaaaagaaaaaaaaaattaataaaattttaattacgtttcattgaattaattttttttattattataaattcaataagagaattattttagaaaacgcACAAAACATTGAACTCTATAATTCAACATTTTTGCCACGTAGGTCTCgagaaaatttttaagaaaaatataagggaaaacaaaagacaaaaaaataaaagtgaaaaatgaaaaaaaattaaatttaaaacatttttaaacagTGGTGGAGccaatattttgtttaaattgttatgtaaatattatttttctaatggTTTTAGgtcattttggtaattacagttttttctttttatattttgattagaATAGGTTGcttgatattatatatttagtatgcatttaaatgtcatttttgaCCTTTTCAAATCATGTGTAGGAGCACTTAATTCAATGACAGAAACAAGTCGTCATCTGGGGCGATTTGGGTGAAGTAATAAATAGGTCTTCCACACGAAAGCGTATTCATTAGCATTTTATCCTACAAGTACCAAACGTAATCACGTAATCAATAAGGGAGATgacttttcttataaaaaattgtctaataaaaatgagataataataataaacctaCGTACCCGCAATTCCATTGATGTCTTAAATGGAGCTATGACCCACCTTCAAAAGAATTGTTCTTTGTGACACATCTTATTCTTGGTCTTGTATTTCTTACTTTTCTTCACCCATGCCAACTTGTTGCAGAAACCCTCAATGGTGGGGTGGGGGAAGGAGGGGGGCAGTCATAGACTCATAAGTGTAGTAAAGAAATACTTGGGAGAGTTGGGCCATGTGATTCACCTCTCTTTGCTCTCCCCGTGACTCACGCCTTCATTACAATTTACACCTAGCCATGTGAGCCATTTCTGGCCTCTTCTCTCTTCCACTTTCACAGAATTTTTTAAGAAGCGTGATGGAAATTTACATAATTAATTGGTTCCTGTTTTCCACGTATGGGCTTGACTTGGACGTTTGAAGAATCCACAGTTGCCTGAGTCGTTAGGGTAGAGGAGAAGGTGGTGTGCGAGTGCTGAGTTGCAGGGAAGGTTCAAGCAGTTTTCCGCTAAACTCCCAAACCACTTTCGTGGGAGTTGGCGTATAGGAGAAAATTCTGACCATTTATTTCAATGGCAGTTATTGGCCGGACTTTGGTTTTTCTAAACAACTAGGGGTTTGGCAGCTTCCATCCCACTCACTATACACTGCCCGCTccattcttgttttctttttatttttttaataatttgtccGTATTATCCCactgttttattttattgaatatgacCTATCATGGTTGGCATTTTCTTCTGGATGTTGGTAATCATCATTGATCGTaccaagaaaaaattaataagaaacaaaaaaaataaaataaaaaattactaggGTAAGAAGAGGTGATCACCGAATTCCTATCTCggctttaaaatattaaaataaaataaaataaaatctaaataattaaataaggataTAAATAACGGCCGAAGGTATACCTAAcccataagataaaaaataaaagtaggatataaataaatgaaattaagacGTAGAACAATGAAAATTTGTCTTTATTACGGCaacctaaaaaaattataggttaaaacagaaaataatcTCATATGTGTGTATGTAAATATACTGTTCTACACGTGGTCATCACATGCGAGTTAGTTGACTCAGCCAACATGAAATTTCCATATATGGGGGAGTTTATTCCACAAGGGAAATTGCAGAGTGAGTAGCATCCCAACTTCCCATCAACTCCTCTTTTTTCATTCTTGTTTCTCTCTGTATATATGAAACTCAAAACCCAGATTGGCTCTTCACTCGTTCACTCACTCAActctattttgaattttgtatgtAAATTAATCCCTCACAGAGTCACCATGTTCGATACTAATCGCCAGCCTTTCGTTATCGAAATCACAATTGTATCAGCAGAGGGCCTTAAGAACACCTCCACCGTCTTCTCTAAACGCATCCGCCCGTTCATCACTCTCACCACTGCCCCACCCACGCCATACAAGCCCACTGACGCCGATAAACAGAGCCAGGTGTACATGACAAGGGTGGACGACGAGGGGGGAATCAATCCCACCTGGGGTGACAAGTTCCGGCTACCCATGGAAGCCACCTTCTTCTCCCACAGATACTCCGCCATTTACCTCCACATCTACACCAAGCGTCTCATGAAGGGCAAGACTCAGCTGGGTTGGTGTCAGATTCCGGCCGGGGATATTCTAGAAGGGTTCTCTCCGGCGGGGACTCTGCGGCACCTAAGCTATCGTCTCCGGGACAGAGACGGTACGAGAGGGCATGGGATTGTGAATGTTGCCGTGAGGTTAGAAGGGTCATTTCCAGTTTTCCAGCAGAGGCCGGCGGACCCTGGCCACACGCAGTTGCCGGCGGTGGACCCATCTCAGATGGCAATTGGCATTCCGGTGACTCTGTTTCCGGGTAGTGTAGTGCCGTTTGGCGGTGGGTGTAGAGGAGGGAAGCGGCCGACAAGTGGAAGAGAAGTAGGTAATGATGTGATTGAACCAAATCAATGGTTTGAATGTCGGCTGTGATTTTGCTACAGTAGTCCTGAATCCACGGGATGGGCAAATCATAAATATTGATGTTGCTTTGTTTAGTGGAAATGAACTTGGCTCTCACTCTGTCTCATTGCGCCGAAAGCCTAAGCTTTTGCAAAGTGTATGTTCATATCCCGTGTGATTGGGATTTGAAAACTTTTGTTttaacaccaaaaaaaaagaggcaaaaattaaaagatgaacATGTGACTTTTCATACCTATATATACAAGCCAGTTGACTTGGTTGACTAGGTCTTTTGCTGGAATTTCTGTTATACACGTCTGGTTACCCAAAGCAAATTCGTAGCATCTTCGAAATTCTTAGAGACTAACATCCTTGGATTCGAATCTTCGACGGTagggcagaaaaaaaaaatctagatatgGCACTGTTTCCAAGTTTATTGGAGTGTGGGAAGTGAGACATTGCATACACGGCTACAATATATACTTCAAAAATTTTCCACCATTAAATTATCGTTCAGCTGTTTTGAATTACAGATTGAtagaatatagaaaaaataagggATATCTCAGGTATAAGGAAGAATGTAAACATAATTCACAAAACTATAACTTCTATATGCTTTGAAAAAAGATGCCCATGTCAAAAATATCTCAtttgcttatatttttatttggttcatCGATCTATATCCAAGTTTCATTCACTTGATCCCTTctaccttcttcttctttattttaatattattcctTCTCATTTCTTTATAACCTTatttaattaccaaaattcTAATACACAGTTCAATCTTGAAGTTTAGATATGAAACCCATTTGGTAGCATATCATTTTCCAAAGCTCGAATAGGATAAAAATCTAGATGACACGGCTCTAGCTTTTTGGGACCATCAACAAATCAAATCAGCACACAACATTTTCTTCTGAACACATCAGGAGAGACCTGGAGGTACATATTTATCCAAAATGATTGTCATCCGCAAACTTTGAGACGTAATGGCAGCAGGGGCCCATCAGACCATGGCACTCTTCTGCTATGATTGGTGTGGGTAGGCCGCGGGGGACTACTGATTTATAGAGTTTGCGTTATATTAACGCTTAAAATGCTATGACGGGCACGCCCTTACACCGTAAAATGGAAGGGGGGCCAAACCATAGCCTTTCCCATATGCCCATAATGACTTAGAGCTCCGTGTCAAACATGTAACACGGAAGAATAAGGGAAATGTGTTTACCATCTGATTTCGGAAGTTGCTTCTTGGAGtttcttttttaatgatatgaAGCTACTCTGGCCCTTCTCCGTCCAGTGGAATGATGCGCTTCGCTTTATGAGATCTGAAATAAGGGGACTTCTCAAAGTTGAATCCTTTGACGGAGTATCGTCATATtctgccaaaaaaataaatcacttcACTGACTTTAATATATTCTGGCGGTGGCTAGAAAGGATTTAAGCTTATTTTTTAGTTAGTGAAATGTAAGGGAAACCAGATTATAAAGTTTCGAGCAAAGATGGTTGGGATTTAGAGTCAAAGATTGGCCAAAAGCATTAAACAGCTGCCACAAAAGGAACTTGCACCCTTGCCGAGAAAGGTgggaggaaaaatgaaaagtaaatcAAGcagtattttgattttgtatctTGGTTGGAAAAGCAAGCGTGAGAGTGCGTGTACGCATCATCCCAACGTTTGTCATTTCAGAATAAATGTTATCGTTTTACTGCGTTGAATTGAGTCCCCTGCTTGCTACTCAAAGTGGGGACCCTCGCTTTAGAAAAACCCCCGCAAGTGCAGTAGGATGGTTTAGTCCAAAACACTTCTAAGATACGGCATTCATTTTTCCCAGAGGTTTCATTTTCCATTGAGCATGTAATGATGTGAAGGCTGCCAGAATAGACTAGAACAACATCAATACCGCTTAGGAACCAATACCAAATTA
Proteins encoded in this window:
- the LOC117932177 gene encoding uncharacterized protein LOC117932177 produces the protein MKLKTQIGSSLVHSLNSILNFVCKLIPHRVTMFDTNRQPFVIEITIVSAEGLKNTSTVFSKRIRPFITLTTAPPTPYKPTDADKQSQVYMTRVDDEGGINPTWGDKFRLPMEATFFSHRYSAIYLHIYTKRLMKGKTQLGWCQIPAGDILEGFSPAGTLRHLSYRLRDRDGTRGHGIVNVAVRLEGSFPVFQQRPADPGHTQLPAVDPSQMAIGIPVTLFPGSVVPFGGGCRGGKRPTSGREVGNDVIEPNQWFECRL